In Mustela erminea isolate mMusErm1 chromosome 8, mMusErm1.Pri, whole genome shotgun sequence, a genomic segment contains:
- the ERMN gene encoding ermin gives MTDVPGTLSPAECNGDTPPENGQQSITKTNEEASDVDGTPPYYRVEPPLEDLPTEGNQEKSEKLQGNIVGNWSTDEKILKEKPEENLFIVHKAITDLSLQETSVDEMTFREGHQWEKIPLSISNQEISRQKERIAEQLLEEKEEEDGKNKALQAAEIEWLGFRKPSQVDVLHSKHEDEEEVWDEEINNDDDDCNDDEDEVRVIEFKKKNEEGSQLKGEGDANEDSPLSSPSSQPVTPEEQPTFGKKSDISRNAYSRYNTISYRKIRKGNTKQRIDEFESMMHL, from the exons ATGACAGATGTTCCAGGGACACTCAGTCCGGCTGAGTGCAATGGGGACACACCACCCGAAAATGGTCAACAATCGATCACTAAAACAAATGAGGAAGCCAGTGATGTGGATGGTACCCCACCATACTACCGTGTAGAACCCCCTCTTGAAGACCTACCCACAGaaggaaatcaagagaaaagtgaaaaattacaaGGGAATATTGTAGGCAACTGGTCCACGGATGAGAAGATTCTAAAAG aaaaaccagaagagaatcTTTTTATTGTTCATAAGGCTATCACGGATCTTTCTCtccaagaaacaagtgttgatgaaATGACATTCAGAGAAG GACATCAATGGGAGAAGATTCCTCTGAGCATCAGTAACCAGGAAATAAGTAGACAGAAGGAAAGGATTGCTGAACAACTtctagaagagaaggaagaggaggatgggAAGAACAAAGCTCTCCAGGCAGCTGAAATTGAATGGTTGGGATTTCGGAAACCTAGCCAAGTTGATGTGTTGCATTCTAAACATGAGGATGAGGAAGAAGTTTGGGatgaagaaattaataatgaTGACGATGATTgcaatgatgatgaagatgaagtTCGAGtgatagaatttaagaaaaaaaatgaagagggttCTCAATTAAAAGGGGAAGGTGATGCAAAtgaggactccccactgagcagccccAGTTCCCAACCTGTGACGCCTGAGGAGCAGCCAACCTTTGGGAAGAAGAGTGATATCTCTAGAAATGCTTATTCAAGATACAATACAATATCCTATCGGAAAATCAGGAAGGGGAACACCAAGCAGAGAATTGATGAATTTGAGTCTATGatgcatttataa